One genomic region from Streptomyces sp. NBC_00457 encodes:
- a CDS encoding carbohydrate ABC transporter permease — MSTRTLVSPAALARPRGRATYWTVFTAIVLLFALAFLFPVYWMVTGAMKSPDEVARTPPTIVPKAWHLSGYTDAWDLMQLPTHLWNTVVQAAGAWLFQLVLCTAAAYALSRLRPVFGKVILGGILATLMVPAQALVVPKYLTVADLGLLNDPLAIWLPAVANAFNLYLLKRFFDQIPRDVLEAAEIDGAGRLRILWSIVLPMSRPVLGVVSIFALVAVWQDFLWPLMVFSDTEKQPISVALVQLSQNIQLTVLIAAMVIASIPMVAMFLVFQRHIIAGISAGSTKG; from the coding sequence ATGAGCACCCGGACCCTGGTCTCCCCGGCCGCGCTGGCCCGACCGCGCGGCAGGGCGACGTACTGGACGGTCTTCACCGCGATCGTGCTGCTCTTCGCGCTGGCCTTCCTCTTCCCGGTCTACTGGATGGTGACCGGCGCGATGAAGTCGCCGGACGAGGTGGCCCGGACCCCGCCCACGATCGTCCCGAAGGCGTGGCACCTCAGCGGCTACACCGACGCCTGGGACCTGATGCAGCTGCCGACCCACCTGTGGAACACGGTGGTCCAGGCGGCCGGCGCCTGGCTGTTCCAGCTGGTCCTGTGTACGGCCGCCGCCTACGCCCTCTCCAGGCTCCGGCCGGTCTTCGGCAAGGTGATCCTCGGCGGCATCCTCGCCACGCTCATGGTCCCGGCGCAGGCGCTGGTCGTACCGAAGTACCTGACGGTGGCCGATCTCGGCCTGCTCAACGACCCCCTCGCCATCTGGCTCCCGGCGGTCGCCAACGCCTTCAACCTGTACCTCCTCAAGCGGTTCTTCGACCAGATCCCGCGCGACGTACTGGAGGCCGCCGAGATCGACGGCGCCGGGAGGCTGCGCATCCTGTGGTCGATCGTGCTGCCGATGTCCCGGCCGGTGCTCGGAGTCGTGTCGATCTTCGCGCTGGTCGCGGTCTGGCAGGACTTCCTCTGGCCGCTGATGGTTTTCTCCGACACGGAAAAGCAGCCGATCAGCGTGGCACTCGTCCAGCTGTCGCAGAACATCCAGCTGACCGTGCTCATCGCCGCGATGGTGATCGCCAGTATCCCCATGGTCGCGATGTTCCTGGTCTTCCAGCGGCACATCATCGCCGGGATCAGCGCGGGCAGCACGAAGGGCTGA
- a CDS encoding glycoside hydrolase family 13 protein, which yields MGQPTHAPTRTDWWRSAVIYQVYVRSFADGDGDGTGDLAGVRTRLPYLAELGVDALWFNPWYLSPMKDGGYDVADYRAIDPAFGTLAEAEKLIAEARELGIRTIVDIVPNHVSDQHPWFRAALAAGPGSPERELFHFRPGRGPQGELPPNDWPSQFVGSAEPVWTRLADGDWYLHLFTPEQPDLNWAHPAVRREHEDILRFWFERGVAGVRIDSAALLAKDPQLPDFVTGREPNPFLDRDELHDIYRSWRAVADEYDGIFVGEVWLPDPERFARYLRPDELHTAFNFSFLSCPWDARRLRTSIDDTLAEHAPVGAPATWVLCNHDVTRTVTRYGREDTGFDFATKAFGTPADLAQGTRRARAAALLSLALPGAVYVYQGEELGLPEADIPLDRIEDPMHFRSGGTDPGRDGCRVPLPWAADAPYAGFGGEPWLPQPADWPSYAADRQAADPGSMLHLYREAIRRRPVFGDGPLTWLPAREGVLAFTRAEGVLCVVNLADPPFDLPEYTELLVSSAPLDSEGRLPKDTAVWLRA from the coding sequence GTGGGACAGCCCACCCATGCCCCCACGCGAACCGACTGGTGGCGCTCCGCCGTCATCTACCAGGTGTACGTCCGCAGCTTCGCGGACGGCGACGGCGACGGCACCGGCGACCTCGCGGGCGTCCGCACCCGGCTGCCGTACCTTGCCGAACTCGGCGTCGACGCCCTCTGGTTCAACCCGTGGTACCTCTCACCGATGAAGGACGGCGGCTACGACGTCGCCGACTACCGCGCCATCGACCCGGCGTTCGGCACGCTCGCCGAGGCGGAGAAGCTGATCGCGGAGGCGCGGGAGCTGGGCATCCGTACGATCGTCGACATCGTGCCGAACCATGTCTCGGACCAGCACCCGTGGTTCCGGGCGGCGCTCGCGGCCGGTCCCGGCAGCCCCGAGCGCGAGTTGTTCCACTTCCGTCCGGGGCGCGGCCCGCAGGGTGAACTCCCGCCCAACGACTGGCCGTCCCAGTTCGTCGGCTCGGCCGAGCCCGTCTGGACCCGCCTGGCCGACGGCGACTGGTATCTCCATCTGTTCACACCCGAACAGCCCGACCTCAACTGGGCCCACCCCGCCGTCCGCCGGGAGCACGAGGACATCCTGCGCTTCTGGTTCGAGCGTGGTGTCGCGGGCGTCCGTATCGACTCGGCCGCCCTGCTTGCCAAGGACCCGCAGCTGCCCGACTTCGTCACGGGCCGCGAACCGAACCCGTTCCTCGACCGCGACGAACTCCACGACATCTACCGCTCCTGGCGGGCCGTGGCCGACGAATACGACGGCATCTTCGTCGGCGAGGTCTGGCTCCCCGACCCCGAACGCTTCGCCCGCTACCTGCGCCCGGACGAACTGCACACCGCGTTCAACTTCTCGTTTCTGTCGTGTCCTTGGGACGCGCGCAGGTTGCGTACGTCGATCGACGACACGCTCGCCGAGCACGCCCCCGTCGGCGCCCCCGCCACCTGGGTCCTCTGCAACCACGACGTCACCCGCACGGTCACCCGCTACGGCCGCGAGGACACCGGCTTCGACTTCGCGACGAAGGCCTTCGGCACCCCGGCCGACCTCGCCCAGGGCACCCGGCGCGCACGGGCCGCCGCCCTGCTCTCGCTCGCCCTGCCCGGCGCCGTCTACGTCTACCAGGGCGAGGAACTCGGCCTGCCCGAGGCCGACATCCCCCTCGACCGCATCGAGGACCCGATGCACTTCCGCTCCGGCGGCACCGACCCGGGCCGCGACGGCTGCCGGGTGCCACTGCCGTGGGCCGCGGATGCGCCGTACGCCGGATTCGGCGGCGAGCCGTGGCTGCCGCAGCCCGCCGACTGGCCCTCATACGCCGCCGACCGCCAGGCCGCGGACCCGGGCTCGATGCTCCATCTCTATCGCGAGGCGATCCGCCGCAGGCCCGTCTTCGGCGACGGCCCCCTCACCTGGCTGCCCGCCCGCGAGGGTGTCCTCGCCTTCACCCGGGCCGAGGGCGTGCTGTGCGTGGTGAACCTCGCCGACCCGCCGTTCGACCTGCCCGAGTACACCGAACTCCTCGTCAGCAGTGCTCCGTTGGACAGCGAAGGGAGGCTTCCGAAGGACACCGCGGTCTGGCTGCGTGCCTGA
- a CDS encoding discoidin domain-containing protein, whose product MPATMVVALAAGLLTATAPTAHAAAGATLPFTSVEAESAATTGTKIGPDYTQGTLASEASGRQAVRLAAGQRVEFTVPRAANAVNVAYSVPDGQSGSLNVYVNGTKLAKTIAVTSKYSYVETSWIPGAKTHHFYDNARLLLGQDVQPGDKVALEPTGTQVTVDVADFEQVATPATQPAGSVSVTSKGADPTGQGDSTQAFRDAISAAQGGVVWIPPGEYRLTSSLNGVQNVSLQGAGSWHSVVRTSRFIDQSSSLGNVHIKDFAVIGEVTERVDSNPDNFVNGSLGAGSSVSGMWLQHLKVGLWLMGNNDNLIVENNRFLDMTADGLNLNGNARGVKVRNNFLRNQGDDALAMWSLYAPDTNSSFENNTITQPNLANGIAIYGGTDISVKNNLISDTNALGSGIAISNQKFLDPFHPLAGTITVDGNTLVRTGAMNPNWNHPMGALRVDSYDSAIEAQVRITNTTITDSPYSAFEFVSGSGRGYDAKNITVDGATVRNTGTVVVQAEAPGAAILRNVTATGVGAAGVYNCPYPSGTFTLTDGGGNSGWSSTWSDCSTWPQPGQGNPDPDPNRNLAKGRAATATGSQDVYTPGKAVDGDANSYWESTNNAFPQSLDVDLGATESVRRLVLKLPPSSVWGARTQTITVLGSTDGSNYSTVVGSTGYRFDPATGNTATVALPGSTSLRHLRLTVTANTGWPAAQFSEVEAYLTS is encoded by the coding sequence ATGCCAGCAACCATGGTCGTCGCCCTCGCTGCGGGCCTGCTCACCGCCACCGCCCCCACGGCCCACGCAGCAGCCGGCGCCACCCTGCCCTTCACCTCCGTCGAGGCCGAGTCCGCCGCCACCACCGGCACGAAGATCGGCCCCGACTACACCCAGGGCACGCTCGCCTCCGAAGCCTCCGGACGCCAGGCCGTACGCCTCGCCGCCGGGCAGCGCGTCGAGTTCACCGTGCCGCGCGCGGCCAACGCCGTGAACGTCGCCTACAGCGTTCCCGACGGTCAGTCGGGCTCGCTGAACGTCTACGTCAACGGCACGAAACTGGCGAAGACCATCGCCGTGACGTCCAAGTACTCGTACGTGGAGACGAGTTGGATCCCGGGTGCCAAGACCCACCACTTCTACGACAACGCCCGGCTGTTGCTCGGGCAGGACGTCCAGCCGGGGGACAAGGTCGCGTTGGAGCCGACGGGTACCCAAGTCACCGTCGACGTCGCCGACTTCGAGCAGGTCGCCACGCCCGCGACGCAGCCCGCCGGGTCGGTGTCCGTGACGTCCAAGGGCGCCGATCCCACCGGCCAGGGCGACTCCACGCAGGCCTTCCGGGACGCGATCTCCGCGGCTCAGGGCGGTGTCGTATGGATCCCGCCGGGCGAGTACAGGCTGACGTCCTCCCTCAACGGCGTCCAGAACGTGAGCCTCCAGGGCGCCGGCAGCTGGCACTCCGTCGTCCGCACCTCCCGCTTCATCGACCAGTCCAGCTCCTTGGGCAACGTCCACATCAAGGACTTCGCGGTCATCGGCGAGGTCACCGAACGCGTCGACTCCAACCCGGACAACTTCGTCAACGGGTCCCTGGGCGCCGGGAGTTCGGTCTCCGGCATGTGGCTGCAGCACCTCAAGGTCGGCCTCTGGCTGATGGGCAACAACGACAACCTGATCGTCGAGAACAACCGCTTCCTCGACATGACCGCCGACGGCCTCAACCTCAACGGCAACGCGCGCGGGGTCAAGGTCCGCAACAACTTCCTGCGCAACCAGGGCGACGACGCGCTCGCCATGTGGTCGCTGTACGCGCCCGACACCAACAGCAGCTTCGAGAACAACACCATCACGCAGCCGAACCTCGCCAACGGCATCGCGATCTACGGCGGCACCGACATCAGCGTCAAGAACAACCTGATCTCGGACACCAACGCCCTCGGCAGCGGCATCGCGATCTCCAACCAGAAGTTCCTCGACCCGTTCCACCCGCTCGCCGGCACGATCACCGTCGACGGCAACACACTCGTGCGAACCGGCGCGATGAACCCCAACTGGAACCATCCGATGGGCGCGCTGCGCGTCGACTCGTACGACAGCGCCATCGAGGCACAGGTACGGATCACCAACACGACGATCACGGACAGCCCGTACAGCGCCTTCGAGTTCGTCTCGGGCAGCGGTCGGGGTTACGACGCCAAGAACATCACCGTCGACGGGGCGACCGTACGCAACACAGGCACCGTCGTCGTCCAGGCCGAAGCCCCGGGCGCCGCCATCCTGCGCAACGTGACCGCCACCGGCGTCGGTGCCGCGGGAGTCTACAACTGCCCCTATCCTTCAGGCACGTTCACGCTCACCGACGGCGGCGGTAACTCCGGCTGGAGCAGCACCTGGTCGGACTGCTCGACCTGGCCCCAGCCCGGCCAGGGCAACCCGGACCCCGACCCGAACCGCAACCTGGCCAAGGGCCGCGCGGCGACGGCGACCGGCTCGCAGGACGTCTACACGCCGGGCAAGGCGGTCGACGGCGACGCGAACAGCTACTGGGAGTCCACCAACAACGCCTTCCCGCAGAGCCTTGACGTCGACCTCGGCGCCACCGAGTCCGTACGCCGGCTGGTGCTGAAGCTGCCGCCGTCCTCGGTGTGGGGTGCGCGCACCCAGACCATCACCGTCCTCGGCAGCACCGACGGCTCGAACTACTCGACGGTCGTCGGCTCCACCGGCTACCGCTTCGACCCGGCCACCGGAAACACGGCCACCGTGGCGCTGCCCGGCAGCACGAGCCTGCGCCATCTGCGGCTCACGGTCACCGCCAACACCGGGTGGCCCGCCGCCCAGTTCAGCGAGGTGGAGGCGTATCTGACTTCGTGA
- a CDS encoding ABC transporter substrate-binding protein, which yields MSSTGFRRTFVALSVCSLALTACGGGGEDDSAGGKTRITVNCMPPKSAKVDRQFFEQDIASFEKANPDIDVVAHDAFPCQDPKTFDAKLAGGQMEDVFYTYFTDAKHVVDINQAADLTPYIKELKSYETIQRQLRDIYTVDGQIYGIPRTGYSMGLIYNKKLFQRAGLDPDQPPATWDELRTAAKKIADLGNGTVGYADYSAQNQGGWHFTAEMYAQGGDVVSADGKKATIDTPEGRAVLQNLHDMRWTDNSMGSKQLLVINDVQQMMGSGKLGMYLSAPDNIPILVKEKGGNYEDLALAPMPGGEGTLIGGDGYMFNKKASPEQIRAGLKWLDHMFLTPGDGFLGDYARAKKADAPVGLPEPRLFSGAADAKDQEIKKDNANVPVENYQAFLDGNQNLDMKIEPPHAQQIYSVLDSVVSAVLTKKDADIDQLLEDASGKIDSILARG from the coding sequence ATGAGTAGCACCGGGTTCCGCCGTACGTTCGTCGCGCTCAGCGTCTGTTCCCTCGCCCTCACCGCCTGTGGGGGCGGCGGCGAGGACGACTCGGCGGGCGGCAAGACACGCATCACCGTCAACTGCATGCCGCCCAAGAGCGCCAAGGTCGACCGGCAGTTCTTCGAGCAGGACATCGCCTCCTTCGAGAAGGCCAACCCGGACATCGACGTCGTCGCGCACGACGCGTTCCCCTGCCAGGACCCGAAGACGTTCGACGCGAAGCTCGCCGGCGGGCAGATGGAGGACGTCTTCTACACGTACTTCACCGACGCCAAGCACGTGGTCGACATCAACCAGGCGGCCGATCTCACGCCGTACATCAAGGAGCTGAAGAGCTACGAGACCATCCAGCGGCAGCTGCGGGACATCTACACCGTCGACGGCCAGATCTACGGCATCCCGCGCACCGGCTACTCGATGGGCCTGATCTACAACAAGAAGCTCTTCCAGCGGGCGGGCCTCGACCCCGACCAGCCCCCGGCCACCTGGGACGAACTGCGCACCGCCGCCAAGAAGATCGCTGATCTCGGCAACGGCACCGTCGGATACGCCGACTACAGCGCCCAGAACCAGGGCGGCTGGCACTTCACCGCCGAGATGTACGCGCAGGGCGGCGACGTCGTCAGCGCCGACGGCAAGAAGGCGACGATCGACACACCCGAGGGCCGGGCCGTGCTGCAGAATCTGCACGACATGCGCTGGACCGACAACTCGATGGGCAGCAAGCAGCTCCTGGTCATCAACGACGTCCAGCAGATGATGGGTTCCGGGAAGCTCGGTATGTATCTCTCCGCGCCGGACAACATCCCGATCCTGGTCAAGGAGAAGGGCGGCAACTACGAGGACCTCGCCCTCGCGCCCATGCCCGGCGGCGAAGGCACGCTCATCGGCGGCGACGGCTACATGTTCAACAAGAAGGCGAGCCCCGAGCAGATCAGGGCGGGCCTGAAGTGGCTGGACCACATGTTCCTCACGCCCGGAGACGGCTTCCTCGGCGACTACGCCCGGGCCAAGAAGGCCGACGCCCCGGTGGGGCTGCCCGAGCCGCGGCTGTTCAGCGGCGCGGCCGACGCCAAGGACCAGGAGATCAAGAAGGACAACGCCAATGTGCCCGTCGAGAACTACCAGGCCTTCCTCGACGGCAACCAGAACCTCGACATGAAGATCGAGCCCCCGCACGCCCAGCAGATCTACTCCGTCCTCGACTCGGTCGTCTCCGCCGTCCTCACCAAGAAGGACGCCGACATCGACCAGCTCCTGGAGGACGCCTCCGGGAAGATCGACAGCATCCTGGCCCGGGGCTGA
- a CDS encoding carbohydrate ABC transporter permease, producing MTKTTARPVQAITVRPVQAPPPAGDRMRRRLADQARAYAFLLGGLVCFALFSWYPAIRAVVIAFQKYTPGSDPEWVGTANFTRVLDDPEFTAAWRNTLTFTLLALLMGFAIPFVLALVLNELRHARAFFRVAVYLPVMIPPVVTALLWKWFYDPGTGLANEALRFLHLPTSNWSNGADTALISLVIVATWANMGGTVLIYLAALQSIPGELYEAAELDGASLLQRIRHVTIPQTRFVILMLMLLQIIATMQVFTEPFVITGGGPENATVTVLYLIYKYAFLYNDFGGACALSVLLLVFLGLFSAVYLRLTRTEGEDAA from the coding sequence ATGACCAAGACCACCGCGCGACCCGTCCAGGCGATCACGGTGCGCCCGGTGCAGGCGCCGCCTCCGGCAGGGGACCGGATGCGGCGCCGCCTCGCCGACCAGGCCCGCGCCTACGCCTTCCTCCTCGGCGGCCTCGTCTGCTTCGCCCTGTTCTCCTGGTATCCCGCGATCCGCGCGGTCGTGATCGCCTTCCAGAAGTACACGCCCGGCTCGGACCCCGAGTGGGTCGGCACCGCCAACTTCACCCGCGTCCTCGACGACCCGGAGTTCACGGCGGCCTGGCGCAACACGCTCACCTTCACCCTGCTCGCCCTGCTCATGGGCTTCGCGATCCCCTTCGTCCTGGCGCTCGTCCTCAACGAACTCCGGCACGCGAGAGCCTTCTTCAGAGTCGCGGTCTATCTGCCGGTGATGATCCCGCCGGTCGTCACCGCCCTGCTGTGGAAGTGGTTCTACGACCCCGGCACCGGCCTGGCCAACGAGGCGCTGCGCTTCCTGCATCTGCCCACGTCGAACTGGTCCAACGGCGCCGACACCGCACTGATCTCCCTGGTGATCGTCGCGACTTGGGCCAATATGGGCGGCACCGTCCTGATCTACCTGGCCGCCCTGCAATCCATTCCCGGCGAGCTGTACGAGGCGGCGGAACTGGACGGTGCGAGCCTCCTCCAGCGCATCCGGCATGTGACGATCCCGCAGACCAGGTTCGTCATCCTCATGCTGATGCTGCTTCAGATCATCGCGACGATGCAGGTGTTCACCGAACCGTTCGTGATCACGGGAGGCGGCCCGGAGAACGCCACGGTCACCGTGCTCTACCTGATCTACAAATACGCCTTCCTCTACAACGACTTCGGCGGCGCCTGCGCGCTCAGCGTGCTGCTGCTGGTGTTCCTCGGCCTCTTCTCCGCCGTCTATCTGCGGCTCACCCGCACCGAAGGGGAGGACGCCGCATGA